The Falco rusticolus isolate bFalRus1 chromosome 15, bFalRus1.pri, whole genome shotgun sequence genome has a segment encoding these proteins:
- the TSHZ3 gene encoding teashirt homolog 3: MPRRKQQAPRRAAAYVSDELKAAALVEEDVEPDENAVDGEPSAKYACPEKDFSKNCQSYQNSPAAEFSSHEMDSESHISETSDRMADFESSSIKNEEESKEVSIPLEDSTVSDSLEQMKAVYNNFLSNSYWSNLNLNLHQPISEKNNGSSSSSSSSSSSCGSGSFDWHQTAMAKTLQQVSQSRILPEPSLFSTVQLYRQSSKLYGSIFTGASKFRCKDCSAAYDTLVELTVHMNETGHYRDDNHETDNNNPKRWSKPRKRSLLEMEGKEDAQKVLKCMYCGHSFESLQDLSVHMIKTKHYQKVPLKEPVTPVAAKIIPATRKKPSLELELPSSPDSTGGTPKATISDTNDALQKNSNPYITPNNRYGHQNGASYAWHFEARKSQILKCMECGSSHDTLQELTAHMMVTGHFIKVTNSAMKKGKPIIEAPSTPTITSLVDEKVQSVPLAATTFTSPSNTPSSVSPKLNVEIKKEVDKERGIADEKMKDKEKSSEDEEKYDISSKYHYLTENDLEESPKGGLDILKSLENTVTSAINKAQNGTPSWGGYPSIHAAYQLPNMMKLSLGSSGKSTPLKPMFGSNELVSPTKNQPLVSPPSSQTSPVPKTNFHAMEELVKKVTEKVAKVEEKMKEPEGKLSPMKRATPSPCSSEVSEPLKMESSNDGGFKSQQNSPVPQRDGCKDSPTVEPVENGKEPIKSIVSSLSSSTAIITDHPPEQPFVNPLSALQSVMNIHLGKAAKPSLPALDPMSMLFKMSNSLAEKAAVATPPLQSKKTDHLDRYFYHVNNDQPIDLTKGKSDKSCSLGSALLSSTSTSSASSSSTVTTAKTSAVVSFMSNSPLRENALSDISDMLKNLTESHTSKSSTPSSISEKSDIDGTTIEEPEESTPAQKRKGRQSNWNPQHLLILQAQFAASLRQTSEGKYIMSDLSPQERMHISRFTGLSMTTISHWLANVKYQLRRTGGTKFLKNLDTGHPVFFCNDCASQIRTPSTYISHLESHLGFRLRDLSKLSSEQINNQIAQAKSPSEKLVTSSPEEDIGTSYQCKLCNRTFASKHAVKLHLSKTHGKSPEDHLLYVSELEKQ; the protein is encoded by the coding sequence CCTATGTTTCAGATGaactaaaagcagcagcactggtggaAGAAGATGTGGAACCTGATGAAAATGCAGTTGATGGGGAGCCTTCGGCAAAATATGCATGTCCAGAAAAAGACTTCAGTAAGAACTGCCAAAGCTACCAAAACTCTCCAGCAGCTGAATTTTCCAGCCATGAAATGGACAGTGAGTCACATATCAGTGAGACAAGTGACCGCATGGCAGACTTTGAGAGCAGCTCTattaaaaatgaggaagaaagcaaggaggTTTCGATACCGCTGGAAGACTCTACTGTATCTGATAGTTTAGAACAAATGAAAGCCGTATATAATAACTTCCTCTCCAATTCCTACTGGTCCAATCTCAATTTGAACCTTCACCAGCCGATTTCGGAAAAAAACAatggtagcagcagcagcagtagcagcagcagtagcagttGTGGAAGTGGCAGCTTTGACTGGCACCAGACTGCTATGGCTAAAACACTGCAGCAGGTTTCTCAGAGCAGAATTCTTCCTGAACCGAGTCTTTTTAGCACAGTTCAATTGTACAGACAAAGCAGTAAGCTTTATGGCTCTATATTTACCGGAGCCAGTAAATTCCGCTGTAAAGACTGCAGTGCTGCCTATGATACTTTAGTAGAATTAACAGTGCACATGAATGAAACAGGACATTATCGAGATGACAACCATGAAACTGATAACAATAACCCCAAAAGATGGTCCAAACCTCGTAAACGTTCTTTGCTTgaaatggaagggaaagaagatgCCCAGAAAGTATTAAAGTGTATGTACTGTGGTCATTCATTTGAATCTCTTCAAGATTTGAGTGTTCATAtgatcaaaacaaaacactaccAAAAAGTGCCTCTGAAGGAACCTGTTACACCTGTAGCAGCAAAAATTATCCCAGCTACTAGAAAGAAACCATCACTGGAGCTTGAACTTCCCAGTTCTCCAGACTCCACAGGTGGGACACCAAAAGCAACAATCTCGGATACCAACGATGCACTTCAAAAGAATTCTAATCCTTACATTACACCAAATAATCGCTACGGTCACCAGAATGGGGCCAGCTATGCCTGGCACTTTGAGGCAAGGAAATCTCAAATTCTGAAGTGCATGGAGTGCGGCAGTTCGCATGACACTCTGCAGGAGCTCACGGCTCACATGATGGTGACAGGACATTTTATTAAAGTCACTAACTCTGccatgaaaaaaggaaagcctATTATAGAAGCCCCATCGACACCAACGATAACGTCCTTAGTAGATGAGAAAGTCCAGTCTGTGCCACTAGCTGCCACCACTTTTACATCTCCTTCCAATACACCCTCTAGTGTTTCCCCTAAATtaaatgttgaaataaaaaaagaagtagatAAAGAAAGAGGCATTGCTGATGAGAAAATGAAGGACAAAGAGAAGTCAAGTGAGGATGAGGAGAAATATGATATCTCCTCAAAATACCATTACTTGACTGAAAATGACCTAGAAGAAAGCCCTAAGGGGGGATTAGATATATTGAAGTCTTTAGAAAACACAGTTACATCAGCTATAAACAAAGCCCAGAATGGCACGCCAAGCTGGGGTGGCTACCCCAGCATCCATGCTGCCTATCAGCTGCCTAATATGATGAAGCTATCGTTGGGTTCATCTGGGAAGAGTACGCCATTAAAACCTATGTTTGGAAGCAATGAACTAGTATCACCAACTAAAAACCAGCCCTTGGTGTCTCCACCAAGCAGTCAGACCTCGCCGGTGCCAAAAACAAACTTTCACGCCATGGAAGAGTTGGTAAAGAAAGTCACCGAGAAGGTGGCTAAAgtggaggagaaaatgaaagagcCTGAGGGAAAGCTTTCTCCAATGAAGCGTGCGACGCCTTCTCCGTGCAGCAGTGAAGTCAGCGAACCGCTTAAGATGGAGTCCTCCAATGATGGTGGCTTTAAAAGCCAGCAGAACAGCCCAGTTCCTCAGAGAGATGGTTGCAAGGACAGTCCAACTGTAGAACCTGTGGAAAACGGGAAAGAACCCATTAAGTCCATTGTAAGTTCCTTAAGTAGCAGCACAGCTATCATTACTGATCACCCTCCCGAACAGCCATTTGTAAACCCATTAAGCGCACTGCAGTCTGTCATGAATATTCACCTTGGGAAGGCAGCAAAGCCATCTTTGCCTGCCTTAGATCCAATGagcatgctttttaaaatgagcaaCAGTTTGGCGGAGAAGGCTGCAGTGGCCACCCCACCTCTACAGTCCAAAAAAACAGACCACTTAGACCGTTATTTTTATCATGTCAACAATGACCAACCCATAGATTTGACGAAAGGCAAGAGTGACAAAAGCTGCTCTTTGGGTTCAGCGCTTTTGTCATCCACATCGACATCTTCTGCATCTTCTTCATCTACAGTGACAACAGCAAAGACATCTGCAGTCGTGTCATTCATGTCAAACTCGCCGCTACGCGAGAATGCCTTGTCAGATATATCTGATATGCTGAAGAACCTGACAGAAAGTCACACATCAAAATCTTCCACACCTTCCAGCATATCTGAGAAATCTGACATTGATGGTACCACAATAGAGGAACCAGAAGAGAGTACACCAgctcagaaaaggaagggacGTCAGTCTAACTGGAACCCTCAGCACTTGCTCATATTGCAGGCCCAGTTTGCAGCTAGTTTACGGCAGACTTCAGAGGGGAAATACATCATGTCAGACTTGAGCCCTCAAGAAAGAATGCACATTTCCAGGTTTACGGGACTTTCGATGACCACAATTAGCCACTGGCTAGCCAATGTGAAATACCAGCTCCGAAGGACGGGGGGAACTAAGTTCCTTAAAAATTTGGACACTGGGCACCCAGTGTTCTTTTGTAATGACTGTGCTTCACAGATCAGAACTCCTTCAACTTATATCAGTCATCTTGAATCGCATCTGGGTTTCAGGTTAAGAGACTTGTCCAAACTGTCCAGTGAACAGATTAACAATCAGATAGCACAAGCAAAGTCACCGTCTGAAAAGCTGGTGACGTCCTCTCCAGAGGAAGATATCGGAACTTCTTATCAGTGCAAACTTTGTAACAGGACTTTTGCAAGCAAGCATGCCGTTAAACTTCATCTTAGTAAAACACATGGAAAGTCACCAGAGGATCATCTTCTGTATGTTTCAGAGTTAGAGAAGCAGTAG